AAACGCGAGGAAAAGGAGCATAAAAACGAAAATGCACTTAATTATTACTCATATGCAGATTCGATTGGAAAGAATCTTGCTTTTCTACCTTTCACGAAAGTGTATTATAAATTGGAGAAACCTAAGAAAGGATTAAATCTTCTTTTTGATAAACATGGAAAAATATTTTTAGATGGAGTTTTGATTGAAAGTAATCAAATTCAAAAATATATTAATAACACGAACGAAACAAGTCTAGATGTTTCATATTGTTTTGATAAAAATATGTCTTTTGATAATTATATTAAAGCTAAAATTATTTTAGAAAGTATTGAGTTAAAATTTGTGACTCCAAATGAGTTTATTTATTAAATTACAGTAAACTGATTACTTTATTGATGATGATAGGGTTCATTTCTTAAAATAGTGAACCCACGATATAATTGTTCTATAAAAAACAAACGTACCATTTGATGTGAAAAAGTCATTAGCGAAAGCGAGATTTTGCCATTTGCTTTAGCATATACAGTATTCGAAAAACCATAAGGCCCACCAATTACAAAAACTAATGTTTTTACACCTGAGTTCATTTTCTTTTGTAATTCGGATGAAAATGCGACGCTTGAAAATGTTTTTCCATTTTCATCCAATAAAATAAGTTGGTCCGTAGGAGTTATTTTAGATAAAATAAGCTCTCCTTCTTTTTCTTTTTGTTGACTTTCGGATAAGTTTTTTACATTTTTGATATCGGGAATAATTTCCAAATCAAATTTGATATAAAAAGACAATCGCTTAGTATAATCGTCAATTAAGGTTTGTAATGATTTATTGTCGGTTTTTCCGATTGCGATAAGTTTGATATTCATCTGAATTGTTTTCAAAATGCGAAGTTACAAAAAAGCATTTTGTGTTTTAAGTCTCTAATTATTCCTTACTCATAATAATAAAGGATGATTTTCTAAATTCTTTCTTTATAAAAATGAGATTTCTCTTATTTTCCACTCACATTTTTATTATTATTTGATTCTAATTTTTAAGATTAAAGTTTATTTGTGTAAGAAAATATTTTCTTATTGTTTTTTTAACACATTTGATTTAAATTTTTTAATCAATTCTATATAATCTATTAAGTCCATAGGGTAATTAATGAATTGATAAAAATACTTGTATAAATGATGTAATTTCTATGGTTTTAGTAGAATTTGAAATGATTTTGTTAGCAGATTGCTTTTATGAACTGTAATGCCTAATCTAAAATAATGTTTTTTTATAGTTTAAAGTAATGAATTTGAATAACTGAAGGTCATGTCATGAGCAGCACAATGCCTGAAATAAAGTTGTTTTTTCTATTTTTGCAAAAAAAAAACATAGTCTCATTTATGGATTTACAAGCGGGTTTAATTGTTGCAGGATTATTAGTTGGATTTATTGTTGGTATGACAGGAGTAGGAGGAGGGTCTTTAATGACGCCTATTTTATTGTGGTTTGGTATTCCGCCATCGACGGCAGTTGGAACTGACTTATTATATGCTGCGATTACCAAATCTGGGGGTATTTTAGTTCATAATAAAAAAAAGAATATTAATTGGACTATAACAGGATGGCTTTCGCTTGGAAGTGTTCCTGCTGCTTTGATAACATTGTGGATTCTACATACTTTAAATGCCGATACAACTGCATTAAATAATACAATTAAGTATAGTTTGGGCTGGGCTTTAGTCTTTACTTCGGTAGCTATTTTGTTCAAAAAGAAACTGATGGTTTTATCTCAAAAACATTCAGGAGATAAATTTCATAGCGAAAGTAGAACTCAAAATTTATTGACCGTTGCAATTGGTGTAATGTTGGGAGCAACAGTAACACTTACTTCAATTGGTGCAGGAGCATTAGGAACGGTTACTTTATTTTTCTTGTATCCGCTTTTGCCAACACCTCGTTTGGTTGGTACCGAAATTGCTCATGCTGTACCATTAACACTAGTTGCAGGATTAGGACATGCCTCCATGGGTAATATCGATTTGACTATTTTGGGTCAATTATTATTGGGATCACTTCCAGGTATTTATATTGGAAGTATGTTAAGCGGTAAGCTTCCTGATTTATTGCTTAGAAATGCTATCGCAATAATGCTCTTTTTTGTTGGATTTAAATTAATTAGTTAGCAAATAGTAATGATTTGAATTATTAAATAAAAAAAGCATTAAAAAAAGAGACTCATAAAAACGAATGTTTTATGAGTCTCTTTTTTTAATTAGATACTTTTTTTAAACAAACACTAGTTTCAATATTTTCGTATTGATCATAATTTGGAATTATTTTGTAACCTGATTTTTTATATAAGGCTATAGCAACGGGATTGTTTTTTCCAGTTTCAAGGATAAAACTATTATAATTGAATTCTTTTGCCCAAGTTTCTAATGCTCCAAGAACCGTACTCGCAATTCCTTTTCCTCTATAATCTGGATCTATAAACATTCTTTTGATTTCTACAGTTTTCGAATCATATTCTTTGAAAGCACCACAGCCAATTGCGACATCATCCTGATAACAAACAATAACGTGGTTGATTTTTTCTAATTTATCAAATTGAGCATAAAAAGCATGATCTTCACCATCTCTTATTGCTAAATCCTGATCAAGTAAAACGACAAGTTTTTGAAAGTCTTTGCTATCGGTGGTTGTTCTTTTTATGGTTTGCATGTTTTATGTATTGAATTCAATTTGGCTATTGTAAGTGATTCTGTTTTACTTATGCGTTTTCAAGTGAATGCTCTGATTTTGATGTGTCTATGCCTTTTATTAGTAACCACAGACAAAGTGAAAATTCTCCAATAAAAATAGGTATAGCAAGATAAATAAACAATGGATTTGCAAAACCTTTTGATAGAAACATTGCAAAACTATTTATGAGGTAACACAAACCAGAAATAGCATAAAATATTCCAAGAAATTTAGGTAACATTTTTGAATTGTAAAGCACATAAGCAACTATCAAACAATAAAAGCCAAAAAATACCAATCCAACTGCGTATCCTTGCGCTTGTATATTTAGTGACAATAGTGAAAGTGTCGCAAGTTGGTTAGGTTGAAATGAATTAAGATACGTTTCGTTACTTAAATATAGTAAAGGGTTTATTTGATTTAAAAGATTGACAGCAATGATAGCAGTTTGAATAATTACGAGTGCTAATGAAATTTGAAGTAAAAGTTTATTTACTCTCTTGAATAAAAAATATAGTATCAATACACAAGGTATTCCTATTACAAAATTAAAAAGATCTGCTACAAATCCCCAACGATAGAGCATTTCGTGCGCTTGAATGTTCTGAGCAGTCGCGATTGCATCATTTGATACTCTTAATGCTTGCCTCACAAATATTTCTGAAAATGCGCCTGTAATTATTACTATTAAATAACAAAAACCGGCAATGCGAGCTAAATTTTTATCTGAAATCATTTCTTGTAGAGTAAAATATAGTTTAGAGTAAAATATTTTCAATTTATCAATTAGGCGTGAACTTTCAGATTTGTTACATTCAATTTGTTAAGTTTTTTTATCTGATTGGAAACTTATTTTTTGCTGGTTAATAGTAAAGTTTATGTTTGCTTTTGATTTTATTTTTTTTGCTGAAGTAGAATTAATAATTGTTCATTGAATGATGTTGTTTTCGCACCAAGGGTTGAAAAAAATGTCTTATCGAAAGTTTCGACTGTTTTGATGGCTTCTTTAATAATATTTGTTCCATTGATAGTGAGTTCAACGGTTTTGGCTCTGGTGTCGGTGGAGTGTTCTTGCCGTTGCAGAAACGCTTTTGTTTGTAATGTTCTTAAAACAGTCGAAGTGGTCATTGGGTCTATCTTTGTGTGGGAAGACAATACTATTTGAGTTACTTGTTGTTTATGTAAGGTTAGCCAATGGATGCTAGCCATTAGAACGAATTGTGAATGTGTTAAGCCGTATGGTTTCAAAGCCTTTTTTATTTCTCTTTGCCAAAGATTGGTTACTTGCCACAATAAAAAGCCGGAACTGTCTTCGGCTTTTTCTACAGTAAATGTATTATCGTTTGAGGTCATAAATTTTTAGCTGATTTAATTTGTTGTTGCATATCTTTTGGTAAATTATCTACTATATTTTGAGCTACTAATTTACGCCATAAGAATCCTAAAATACCTGTTACTGTTATAGTATTAGTAATTTTCAATCCTTCCGATGTTTCTTCAAAAGTATGTTCGTCATACATTTTGGCCAGCGGAAATTTTGTGACGTCAAGAAACATTTTATTTTCGACTGTTTCAAGTAACTCTACTTTTACGTTTGGTCCGCCTTTTGGTCTTAAAATAAAGAAGTTTCCTTTTTCAAATTTACCTTCCAGTTTGGCGAACTCTATTCCATCGTCCCAAATATGCCAATTGTTTACGTCTGAAAAGAGTTTCCATATTTGTTCTCTTGTTATCTCTTTGGTTACGATCGAATGCGATTTTGTCCACATATTTTTTTGAATTAAATTAATTATTATAAGTGTAAATATAATAAGTGTACTTATTATATGCAAATTTATTTTAATTCAAATTAATTTGTCTTGTGAATGTTTAGAAAATTATAATTAAGGTTCAGTCTCCCTGCAAGTATATTTTTGAAGGGTTTTAATAAAATAAAAGTAAATGGGATTGTAATCTCTACTGTTAAGATTTATTTTTGGGGCTATTCTTTGTACGCATTTTGCTTCTGGTTTGGTCTTTTTTTTCGTGTTGCTGATGCGCTTCTGCGATTGAATGTGATGATCTTATGCTTTCGTCTTTTTTGGCTAATTCACTAAGTCTGTGATAATATTTTTGGACAATAATCATTTCTTCCTCAGTCATACTTTCAATATCAACCAGACTATTACTGGAATATTCATTGGAAGCAACCAATTCATTTAATTTCAATTGAATAGCAAGTGAATCTTTATTTTGAGCTTTCTGAATTAAAAAAACCATCAAAAAAGTTATGATCGTCGTTCCTGTGTTAATAACTAATTGCCAGGTTTCCGAATAATCAAAAAAAGGTCCTGATATGGCCCAAACGAGAACAATTAAAAATGCTGTTATAAATGCTGTTGTACTCCCTGTTGCTTTTGAGACCTTTGAAGCAAATTTTTCGAATACGCTATTTTGATTTTGTTTTTTACTTTTCATTTTGATTAACTTTTTTGTTTACTGAATTTTTATTTCAATAACTAAAGTTAATTCCGTAAATAAGATAACCTATTATACAACTTTAAAGGATATTTATATAATTTAAATTAAGTTTAGCAAAGTAACCAAAATAGATTTTTGTAAATCGATTTTAAATAAAAAATCCCTTTGATTGAAGGGATTTTTTTTCAATAAATTGGATTTGGATATGACCTTTAACCTGACTTAACAGATTAAGAAATCTTTTACTTTTTCTTTTCGTCTTCGATAATTAGTTTCAAAGAATTGATATAATCTGTATCAAACTCTATAGCCCTTATTTTATTAAGTTTGAAACTCATTTCGCCATCAAATTTTCCTTCCGTTCCTAAAAAATCAATGATTAATTCATCTTCATTTAGTTCGATGAGTTTACCTAGATAAACAGCTTTGTCAGATTTTTTTGCAATCTGAAAAACCTCATGTTTTTTATCAAGAAAATTAATAATTGTGTATACATCTTTAAGCGGAATAATTTCTTCTGCACTTGTTTTTAAACCTTTAAGTTTAATAACTTTTTCTGTAAATTCATGATCTTCTTCTTGAATAATTGATTTTAAATTTTTATTTTTTAAAATAGTGTATCCATCAATTATAAAATCAAAAGGATTATTTTTTAATAATATCCAGTCTTCGGTCCAGTCAATAAGAAATCCAGTGAAAATTTCCTTTTTATCTTCAAATTCTATTGAAATTAATTGGCGCAAATATTTTTCCATAATGTTTTTTCAAGTTGAAGTTGCAGCTAACTAGTATTTATGCTTAATAAACGTCAGACTGATTTTTAAGCTAAAATATAAAAAAGGTACTTAAAATTTATTTAAGTACCATTTTTAGTTTTATATAAAGATGTAAATTATCGAATTGCTTTTACAAACTCGCTAATTTTACCTGTTCCTTCTTCTGATAAATGCTTGATAAATGCACTTCCTATAATAGCTCCTTTCGCATATTGTGTGGCTTGGTTGAAAGTTTCGGCATTGTTGATTCCGAAGCCAATTACTTGAGGGTTTTTTAGATTCATTTTGGCAATGCGTTCAAAGTAAGTTGACTGAGTACTTCCAAAACCAGATTGCGAACCAGTAACACTTGCAGAACTTACCATATAAATAAATCCGCTGGAAACGCTGTCGATAAAACGAATACGCTCATCTGAAGTTTGTGGTGTAATCAGGAACACATTGATTAACCCATATCTATCGAAAGTAGCTTTATATTCGTCGGCATAAACATCTACGGGAAGATCAGGAATTATTAAACCATCAATACCAATTTCTGCGCATTTTTTGCAGAAATTTTCCACACCATATTGCAGCATTGGGTTGAAATATCCCATAATAACAAGTGGAATCTTTACGCTTTTGCGAATGTCTTTTAGCTGATCAAATAAAATTTGAGTGGTCATTCCGTTATGTAAAGCCGTTGTTGAACTGGCTTGAATAGTTGGTCCATCTGCCAATGGATCGCTAAATGGTAATCCTATTTCGATCATGTCGATACCATTTTTTTCTAAGTCTTGGATGATTTGTACGGTATCATTCAAGTTGGGATATCCAGCTGAAAAGTA
The Flavobacterium sp. 5 DNA segment above includes these coding regions:
- the rlmH gene encoding 23S rRNA (pseudouridine(1915)-N(3))-methyltransferase RlmH codes for the protein MNIKLIAIGKTDNKSLQTLIDDYTKRLSFYIKFDLEIIPDIKNVKNLSESQQKEKEGELILSKITPTDQLILLDENGKTFSSVAFSSELQKKMNSGVKTLVFVIGGPYGFSNTVYAKANGKISLSLMTFSHQMVRLFFIEQLYRGFTILRNEPYHHQ
- a CDS encoding sulfite exporter TauE/SafE family protein codes for the protein MDLQAGLIVAGLLVGFIVGMTGVGGGSLMTPILLWFGIPPSTAVGTDLLYAAITKSGGILVHNKKKNINWTITGWLSLGSVPAALITLWILHTLNADTTALNNTIKYSLGWALVFTSVAILFKKKLMVLSQKHSGDKFHSESRTQNLLTVAIGVMLGATVTLTSIGAGALGTVTLFFLYPLLPTPRLVGTEIAHAVPLTLVAGLGHASMGNIDLTILGQLLLGSLPGIYIGSMLSGKLPDLLLRNAIAIMLFFVGFKLIS
- a CDS encoding GNAT family N-acetyltransferase; this encodes MQTIKRTTTDSKDFQKLVVLLDQDLAIRDGEDHAFYAQFDKLEKINHVIVCYQDDVAIGCGAFKEYDSKTVEIKRMFIDPDYRGKGIASTVLGALETWAKEFNYNSFILETGKNNPVAIALYKKSGYKIIPNYDQYENIETSVCLKKVSN
- a CDS encoding DUF4386 domain-containing protein; translated protein: MISDKNLARIAGFCYLIVIITGAFSEIFVRQALRVSNDAIATAQNIQAHEMLYRWGFVADLFNFVIGIPCVLILYFLFKRVNKLLLQISLALVIIQTAIIAVNLLNQINPLLYLSNETYLNSFQPNQLATLSLLSLNIQAQGYAVGLVFFGFYCLIVAYVLYNSKMLPKFLGIFYAISGLCYLINSFAMFLSKGFANPLFIYLAIPIFIGEFSLCLWLLIKGIDTSKSEHSLENA
- a CDS encoding MarR family winged helix-turn-helix transcriptional regulator, yielding MTSNDNTFTVEKAEDSSGFLLWQVTNLWQREIKKALKPYGLTHSQFVLMASIHWLTLHKQQVTQIVLSSHTKIDPMTTSTVLRTLQTKAFLQRQEHSTDTRAKTVELTINGTNIIKEAIKTVETFDKTFFSTLGAKTTSFNEQLLILLQQKK
- a CDS encoding SRPBCC family protein translates to MWTKSHSIVTKEITREQIWKLFSDVNNWHIWDDGIEFAKLEGKFEKGNFFILRPKGGPNVKVELLETVENKMFLDVTKFPLAKMYDEHTFEETSEGLKITNTITVTGILGFLWRKLVAQNIVDNLPKDMQQQIKSAKNL
- a CDS encoding low affinity iron permease family protein, yielding MKSKKQNQNSVFEKFASKVSKATGSTTAFITAFLIVLVWAISGPFFDYSETWQLVINTGTTIITFLMVFLIQKAQNKDSLAIQLKLNELVASNEYSSNSLVDIESMTEEEMIIVQKYYHRLSELAKKDESIRSSHSIAEAHQQHEKKDQTRSKMRTKNSPKNKS
- the trpA gene encoding tryptophan synthase subunit alpha, which translates into the protein MNRISQKLQEDKKILSIYFSAGYPNLNDTVQIIQDLEKNGIDMIEIGLPFSDPLADGPTIQASSTTALHNGMTTQILFDQLKDIRKSVKIPLVIMGYFNPMLQYGVENFCKKCAEIGIDGLIIPDLPVDVYADEYKATFDRYGLINVFLITPQTSDERIRFIDSVSSGFIYMVSSASVTGSQSGFGSTQSTYFERIAKMNLKNPQVIGFGINNAETFNQATQYAKGAIIGSAFIKHLSEEGTGKISEFVKAIR